The region ttactaaaatacacTTTTTACCAAAATGATTCTTTTACACATAAATTGTTTCAAAAACACTTTTACAATCTTAAACAAAATAGTGTCATTAGTATATTAAATGCCTAATAGCTTTTAGAATTATTTGAGCAACGTAACGacgtttttataaaatatattctttttactTGAGTATCACAACGACATGattaataaatcatttttgtcACTTGAAAAAGCCTTGtttaaaacataacttaaaaCGTTAATTACTTGTTAACTAATAATTTTAATCTCATAAAATTAAGATAGAGCCTAATAAGGAACTTACCCAAAATATCATTGGGATATTTTGTACTCACACACCCACCCTTTTTAGAATAACCGAATGGGAGGGAGGGTGAGTGAGTTcttatttccttcttttcttcttcttctttccttctttctttgttGCACTTCTCAATGTTGCTGGAccgagagagggagatggagaGGGGAAGAAAGAGAACCgaattggagaggatcctacttgcttttcttcttcttcaccaaacATACAAAGAAAGAGTGTTAAAGAAGGAAGAAATAAATAgaacttcttcatcttctttttccCTTAGCTACTGGAATCATAGAACAGAAGAGAAGAAACTTCTCCTCTGTCCAGATAAActatacagagagagagagagagagagagagcaaaaggcaccaaaacagaaaatcaaaaaaagaaagagagaccttaacaatttttctgaaccgtgaaagagaagaagaattttcttcttcttttgattcTGATTATGTGCAATAAAGAAGGGAAGAAAGCTACTGAATTGAAGGGAAATCAGAGCTTCTATGCTCTATTTTCTATTGCAAAAGCAGAGAAAGAAAACtaagaaataaagagagaacCGTGAGAGAGATTTGAGAATTGTGAAAGAATTTTGAGAGAGTTTCCCCAAGAACTAAATGCATGAACGTGGGAAAGCTACTCTTTTTATATAGAAATGAATGGTGAAGATAAAACCAgcataaactatatatattatcaaaggTTGGATTAAAACCAAGTGGAAAGGAATATTTCAAAAGATAAgatttcttatcttttttggAATAATCATGATTATAATCTAGAAGGATGAGGTTTAGATGGTTAGGATTGATCAAAAACTTATCAATGGTTGTAGAGGTGTCGAGCTGTGCTGCGAATCAtcaattgaaaaaatgattcTTTGATGAATATCAAAATACAAGTGTTCGGACGAGATTCTGCATTCGAAGATAAATTTACATTGTAAAATAATCGATTGATCACATTGAACAGTAAGTTGATCGATTGCATTTTTACACaataaaataatcgatcgatcgattatacttGGTCAGAATTCCGTCTGTTTCAgcacatatataattaaatcgctcgatcgatttttggCTTCTAATAATAGTTCGATTCCTTAATCGCACAATCGATTTTGGgacattaaacaatcgctcgatTGATTTAGACTTAATCTAAtttctaatccattttaactcctatacacttatacatataatttaataagtatttaatctcataaatatttatacctatcttgatgaaaatttattctacaaatattcatatgtatgttattcctattagtaggccttaaatcatattttaagatattatattcaatatcttaaaatataggGGTATTACATCACAATTCTCTGGGGGTTTTTGTAACAACTGGTTGGGTTTGAGTTTTGATGAATTTGTGGATCAATTCCTAAAGGTATGGCCGTATGGTATTGTGTTTGAATAGTGGATTTGTAGTGTTGTTAGAGTTTTGGTTGAGTTCCATGGTGGTTGGATTGATTAGTTGTTAAGGGTTTGTTAGCTTTGCTTTATGGTTTGATGTGAAGAAAGTCTTCGCAGATTTGATGGGGGTATTTTGGGGATTTGCTTAATGGAAATTTCTGGAAATTGTGTTTATCGGTAGTATTtctttgggtatttaatttgcTATGGTGGAGGAGTTTTTGGAGAATGTAGTTTTGGTTATGTGATTAGGTTTTGAATTATGCTCTAAAGGAGTTGAGTAGGTTATAAATTAGTAAGAGATTTAATGAATAAGATAATgactaatataaataaatgagtAAAAACATCATAGAGTAAATTGAGCCTAAGTATAACGCTTAGCTTTAGtaaataaaagtaattacaaCATGTGACTGTAATCTATTGACTTTGGGTCCACGTGATTTTGGAGTTGATTATTTCCCCAACAAGAATGATAACtagtgaaaatgaaaaatgccTTTCTAGACTGTCCATAATTCTACAAATTTGGTATTGTTGAATCTTGAGTTTAATTAAGTGCTATATGATTAGGTTTTGGATTATGCTCTAAAGGAGTTGAGTAGGTTATAAATTAGTAAGAGATTTAATGAATAAGATAATgactaatataaataaatgagtAAAAACATCATAGAGTAAATTGAGCCTAAGTATAACGCTTAGCTTTAGTAAATAAACGTAATTACAACATGTGATTGTAATCTATTCACTTTGGGTCCACGTGATTTTGGAGTTGATTATTTCCCCAACAAGAATGATAACtagtgaaaatgaaaaatgcatTTCTAGACTGTCCATAATTCTACAAATTTGGTATTGTTGAATCTTGAGTTTAATTAAGTGCATAAAAATATTGTGGTTAGAAAAATGCCTTATAATCTCAATGAAAAGCATAAGGAGGCAAACATCCATCAAAGGCTCAAGACCAAGGTGCTAGAAAATTCCAAGTCATTTGTTTAAACATGAAATGGATACAATTAGAAAACATACAACTTGTAAGTaccttttgaaattaaaaagacaAATCATGTAGAACCCAAACAAAGATATTAGACATCACGCTTTCTGTTTTCAAGAAGTGTCAACTTGATTTTGTTAAGCTTTGCAAGAACATCTTTGATATCGATTCTTTCATCTGGTAACTCTTTAGAACACCTTAAGCCTAATTTTATGAGGGATGAAAGAGCACTTTCCATGATAGTTACATCTCTTCCATTTTCTGTTCTCAATAAACCGTCATCCACAACTTCCATCATCTTGTTAGGAAGTGATTTGTTTATCCATTGTCTCAAAGTCAATTCTCCTACAAACATGTCTTCAGTAGGTTTCTTCATTGTGATCATCTCCAACAATATTATACCATAGCTATAAATGTCGCCTTTGATTGATACTTTTCCTTCATAACCGTACTCTATATAAGCTCACAATTGCACAAAAAGCCTTTATGTTAGTaattcaaaattgaaaaaaaaaaaaaacattgtactTAGggatatatatagataataatTACATATGGgagaatattatttaaattattaaattcactaaTTTCAATCGATTAACCTTTTTAAGCAACTAGTCATTTCACATCGTATCATAGAAAAAGTTTTGAGTTCGAACATTGGCTCCACAATTTACGTACCAATTATTTTCACTTGTTATCTAGTCTTACACATATggaatattagaatattaatgaaatgattaaattcacattCTCCAATTAGCTTAATTTTTGGGTTATCTCGTGATTTAACaataaatataggaaaaagtaCAGATTACCCCCTCAAATTATCACcttattgtcaatgtccccccacttgagtaattctaaatgtatatcaagtgtccataaaaaaaatgaggcaacttttaaaatcactattgggcgtgtgattgatcaaatgatgatttaggtcaaatagtaattttaaaagctacctcattttttttatgaacacttaatgtacatttACAATTActctccctcaaactaccaattgtgtcaattaaTGTCacccctaaactactaaaaaatgtcaatgtccacctaatgacaaaaatacccttagtaaaatcactaaaataaaaaataaaaataaaaaactaaaaaattattaaaaaaatatttaagataacaaaaatttatacaaaaataaaaaataaaaaactggttttactttttattttatttttatttttattttttataattttataattttcagttattttttcattagtttttttttaatttttgtttttttaattttttaaaaaatttattttttattttttagttttagtttatttCCAATTtataagggcatttttgtcttattaaaaaaattatagtgtcatttttatcttttttgttgatattaagagatatgtgtacttttctcgtaaatatatatataattgttatgCATTAAGAACATAACAATGGCGGGGTTCCTTTTTTTCGGCTAATTATTTACAAAGTAAAAATAGCTTTACGTGGTCAAACTAGGCTGTCTCAACACAAACAAAGTAGACCTCTGTATATATGTGCATATACATTTGTGTACGTGTTTGTTTGACTTCTACTTAATTTTTATGGACTATAAGAGAGTGAGTGATCAACAAAACTAAAACTTTTCACGTCAATTTTAGAGGAGGTACTCCAATACATTGTGAATTCTCAATGGCCCTAATATGGGTATAGAGGGGGCATATATAAGACAATTAGGCAAACCACAATCATGGATGCATTTACACTAAATTACTTCATATTAACCTTATGAGCAGGAAACATATAATGTATTTGATAAGAATATAATGTTTCTTTTAACATATTATAGAATAATTAATTAGCAATCAATACGTACGAGGATCAAATAGGTAATTAGCCACCAAAGAAGTAATCATAgtttgtataatttttattgCTAATGTATATTCATATGAATCTGAGGCCTATATAAATTTGAATTATCGAAAATTGActtgaaataaaataagtagAGATGAATTCATGTACCTGGTGCGATGTAGCCAAGTGTACCAAGAGTTTTGGTTTGTGTACAATACTTGTTTTCGACCAAAATCTTCGCAATGCCAAAGTCACCTACGTGTGCAACCATGTTTTCATCTAGAAGGATATTAGTAGGCTTCAAATCACAGTGCACCACAGGTTCTAATTGGTCATGGTGGAGATAGTCTAATGCCGATGCAACATCAATCATAATGCTTACTCGTTGAAGAAGATTCAAGCAGTAGTTATTAGAGTATAACCACCTTTCGAGGCAACCATTCGACATGTATTGAAGTATTAACGCTTTGAAATTGAGGTTGGAGCATGTACTTACGAGCTTCACAAGATTTCTATGTCGGATTGTTCGTAAGACCTTGCATTCTACATCAAAAACTTTGAAAGCACTTGACAATTGCAAATTTAGAACTTTGATAGCAACAATTGTCCCGTCAAGCAACATCCCTCTGTACACAGAACCAAAACCTCCAACTCCAAGTAAGTTGCTTTCACAAAAGTTGTTTGTCCCTTGGCAAAGCTCTTGATATGATATCATTCTATGCTCCAATACATGCCAGGTATTAAATAAACTTGGAACCTGCATTTTGCTTCCTTGATGTCTTCTCAGCATATAGACCATTGATAAACAGAATATGACCAAAGCAATGGTAGGAAGAAAATATTTTAGCAAACTTTGTTTCACCTTTGAATCTTTGGAGCCTGAGTTTGGACAAGGTAGAACTCCGAAAATTGCATTCCCACAAAGCGCCTTGTTTCCTGAAAATGATTTTGCTGTGAAGTTTGCAAAAGGACCACTAGATGGTATCTCTCCGGATAGCTTGTTAAAAGACACATTCAAATATTTGAGCTGTGAAAGTGCCTCAAGAGACTTAGGAATTGCACCAGATAGATCATTGTAAGAGAGATCTATGATATCCAATCCTTTCAAGTCTCCAAAAGAGTGCGGGATTACTCCTTGAAATGAGTTCTTTGACAAATTAAGATAATTTAGGCTTTCAAAAGCTCCAATGATGCTTGGAATGTTTCCCGTAATTTGGTTCCGTGATAAATCTATGTGTTCAATAACTTGCAATTTTTTCATGTTTGGAGACAAATATCCACTAAGGAAATTCGATGATAGGTCCAAAAACAATAGATTTTCAAGGCTCCATAAATTTAACGGTATTGGTGTTTCCAACCTATTAAAACTTACGTTCAGCTTTTCCAAAAGATTGAGGTTTGAAATACAATTTGGGATGGATCcagaaattttgttatttgtgagaTTTAACTCGCCTAAGTTCTTTAGCTGACATATCTCTTCTGGAATGAATCCTTCAATTTTATTACCACCAAATTCCAATCTTTGT is a window of Alnus glutinosa chromosome 4, dhAlnGlut1.1, whole genome shotgun sequence DNA encoding:
- the LOC133866369 gene encoding LRR receptor-like serine/threonine-protein kinase EFR — translated: MVLLIKRPSILLLLGFMLVQSCIFQLVQSSTNFTDQSALIAFKSKLTYSPNQTVLAGNWSATTSFCNWIGVSCSRHRQRVTTLNLGSMGLQGTISPHVGNLSFLVSLNLRNNHFVGSLPHEISGLHRLRILRLAYNQLEGTIPPALKNCRNLREIHLINNHLMGSIPSTIGNMSSLEVLNLEYNSFMGPFPLVIFNITSLAIIALTGNHISGTLPRNLCKHCPNLQGLYLSENEFNGRLPSQMNYCRELVVLSLSDNKFDRSIPEGFGSLEKLEQLDLGGNNLTGNIPPTIANLSRLSKFAIEHNSFNGSIPRDLWWLPNLKFFLCNSNYLTGAIPQYIFNISSLQEISLVDNSLYGNLPSDFGISCSSLENLLFAGNKFSGPIPSYLSNCSNLVIVDLSSNILSGPIPKSLGDLKYLQTLFLGENQLTGEPGDQELNFLSSFSNCRVLERLVISSNPLDITLPNSIGNFSNTLNTIVLSQSKIKGHIPIGIGSLKGLTWLNLGNNNLTGNIPSTIGGLERLQRLEFGGNKIEGFIPEEICQLKNLGELNLTNNKISGSIPNCISNLNLLEKLNVSFNRLETPIPLNLWSLENLLFLDLSSNFLSGYLSPNMKKLQVIEHIDLSRNQITGNIPSIIGAFESLNYLNLSKNSFQGVIPHSFGDLKGLDIIDLSYNDLSGAIPKSLEALSQLKYLNVSFNKLSGEIPSSGPFANFTAKSFSGNKALCGNAIFGVLPCPNSGSKDSKVKQSLLKYFLPTIALVIFCLSMVYMLRRHQGSKMQVPSLFNTWHVLEHRMISYQELCQGTNNFCESNLLGVGGFGSVYRGMLLDGTIVAIKVLNLQLSSAFKVFDVECKVLRTIRHRNLVKLVSTCSNLNFKALILQYMSNGCLERWLYSNNYCLNLLQRVSIMIDVASALDYLHHDQLEPVVHCDLKPTNILLDENMVAHVGDFGIAKILVENKYCTQTKTLGTLGYIAPEYGYEGKVSIKGDIYSYGIILLEMITMKKPTEDMFVGELTLRQWINKSLPNKMMEVVDDGLLRTENGRDVTIMESALSSLIKLGLRCSKELPDERIDIKDVLAKLNKIKLTLLENRKRDV